Proteins encoded within one genomic window of Phototrophicus methaneseepsis:
- a CDS encoding cupredoxin domain-containing protein: protein MSPDQIVVTVIGLAAIAFIVWFFWLGKRLGVKVAVNSSGYQEAMVLVKGGYTPDLIIVEKGKPVRLNFLRTESAACSEMVMFPDFNKSAHLPEGETVAVELMPNQPGEYEFQCQMGMLRGKLIVED, encoded by the coding sequence ATGTCACCCGATCAAATCGTTGTCACAGTAATTGGTCTAGCAGCAATTGCCTTTATTGTCTGGTTCTTCTGGCTCGGCAAACGTCTCGGTGTCAAAGTCGCTGTCAACAGCAGCGGCTACCAGGAAGCGATGGTGCTGGTTAAAGGTGGGTACACCCCGGATCTTATTATCGTTGAAAAAGGCAAGCCGGTACGTCTCAACTTCTTGCGAACCGAATCAGCCGCCTGCTCAGAAATGGTCATGTTCCCTGACTTTAACAAGAGTGCTCACTTACCGGAAGGTGAGACTGTCGCCGTCGAATTGATGCCCAATCAACCTGGTGAGTACGAGTTTCAATGCCAGATGGGTATGTTGCGCGGCAAGCTCATTGTTGAAGATTAA
- a CDS encoding heavy metal translocating P-type ATPase, giving the protein MKSKDPVCGMEIDTDSAVAHRDYDGQTFHFCSENCVETFDADPRRYIHPKVAHELMLNNWNESQTNSKEDIKLHHVNNHQHHDHMMPSHLPDNDELSDEAPTRVEVPVMGLSRAGAPALKQALKELPGVKRAFVNPTRTTVFVDYDPARSAIKDFLETIRSAGYTTGHQSLRLKVNGLYCSACVNTIEDALRAVPGVYDATMNAATSEVKVEYSSSIGDLDNLRRAIEQAGPYKATRATEASETEIDNESQESEREYRSLMRKWWFAAAVGLPTMILSYPSWFPYLRDWFPHGSTNQRILWLVMAVASLAVMAYSGRQFFVGMWDGFKHRSANMHTLIAIGTATAWVYSTVALLFPQFFPGDQFIDVYYDVSVVVTALVVLGLAMEIKAKGRTSEAIRKLVGLQAKTARVLRAGQEIDIPVEEVLVNDVVIVRPGEKIPVDGEVVEGQSTIDESMITGESLPVSKKIGDEVIGATLNKTGSFRFVATKVGKDTALANIIRLVQDAQGSKVPIQRIVDRVSGYFTPTVMILAILGFVLWYTFGPAPSPAYAMIVAVTTLIIACPCALGMATPMSLTTGIGLGAQNGILIRSGDALQTAQNLNTIVLDKTGTITHGKPALTDIILAGEWDETDVLRLAASVENVSEHPLAQAIVEGAQTRGIKLSHVEDFDAILGHGVSATVDGRHILIGNLKLMQREGIDLNGIQQDAQALADAGKTPMFIALDGHAAGIIAVADTVKEDSKDAIATLKKMGLEVVMITGDNERTANAIARQVGIDRVLAEVLPQDKAHNIQKLQLEGKKVAMVGDGINDAPALAQADIGIAIGTGTDVAIEASDITLIKGSLTGVVTAIQISRATMRNVYQNLVGAFIYNTTGIPIALGVLYPFFGILLSPLLAGLAMAFSSVTVIMNANRLKGWKSAN; this is encoded by the coding sequence ATGAAATCAAAAGATCCGGTATGCGGAATGGAGATTGATACTGACTCAGCAGTTGCCCATCGTGATTACGATGGACAGACATTTCACTTCTGTTCCGAGAATTGCGTCGAAACATTCGATGCAGATCCTCGTAGATATATTCACCCAAAAGTTGCTCATGAGCTTATGCTCAACAATTGGAACGAAAGTCAGACTAATTCCAAGGAAGACATCAAACTGCACCATGTAAATAATCATCAGCATCATGACCACATGATGCCTAGCCACCTACCAGATAATGATGAACTAAGCGATGAGGCTCCTACTCGTGTGGAAGTACCCGTGATGGGTTTGAGTCGGGCTGGCGCACCAGCATTGAAACAGGCGTTGAAGGAATTACCGGGTGTTAAACGTGCCTTCGTAAACCCGACCAGAACAACGGTTTTTGTCGATTACGATCCCGCACGGTCTGCTATCAAGGATTTTCTGGAGACAATTCGCAGCGCTGGATACACAACAGGTCATCAATCGCTTCGCCTGAAGGTGAATGGCTTATATTGTTCCGCATGTGTGAATACAATTGAGGATGCGCTGCGGGCTGTTCCGGGTGTATACGACGCGACGATGAACGCCGCAACCAGCGAAGTCAAAGTCGAGTATTCATCCTCGATAGGGGATCTGGATAATCTCAGACGAGCCATTGAACAAGCTGGTCCCTATAAGGCAACCCGTGCAACAGAAGCATCAGAGACAGAGATCGATAACGAAAGTCAGGAATCAGAACGTGAATATCGCAGTCTGATGCGAAAATGGTGGTTTGCTGCGGCAGTTGGGCTGCCGACTATGATCTTATCCTATCCATCATGGTTCCCGTACTTACGCGATTGGTTCCCGCATGGCAGCACGAATCAGCGTATTTTATGGTTGGTGATGGCGGTTGCCAGTTTAGCGGTAATGGCTTACTCTGGGCGGCAGTTCTTTGTTGGGATGTGGGATGGATTCAAACATCGCTCTGCGAATATGCACACCCTGATTGCGATTGGTACAGCAACCGCATGGGTCTATTCAACGGTGGCATTGCTGTTCCCGCAATTTTTCCCTGGTGATCAATTCATCGACGTGTATTACGATGTCTCGGTCGTGGTTACTGCGCTGGTGGTACTCGGCCTGGCAATGGAAATCAAAGCCAAAGGACGTACCTCAGAAGCTATCCGAAAACTGGTGGGATTACAGGCAAAGACCGCTCGTGTTCTACGGGCGGGGCAAGAGATCGATATTCCAGTTGAGGAAGTGCTGGTTAATGACGTGGTAATCGTACGTCCGGGTGAAAAAATCCCGGTGGATGGGGAAGTTGTTGAAGGTCAATCAACAATTGACGAATCCATGATTACAGGCGAGTCATTGCCTGTTTCAAAAAAAATCGGCGATGAGGTCATTGGTGCAACACTCAATAAAACAGGTAGTTTCCGATTTGTCGCAACAAAAGTCGGTAAAGATACTGCTCTGGCAAACATTATCCGACTGGTACAGGATGCCCAAGGCAGCAAGGTACCGATTCAACGGATTGTTGATCGCGTATCCGGTTACTTTACCCCGACCGTTATGATTCTCGCTATTCTCGGTTTTGTCCTGTGGTATACCTTCGGACCTGCTCCATCACCAGCTTACGCCATGATTGTTGCGGTAACGACATTGATCATTGCCTGCCCATGTGCATTAGGTATGGCAACACCTATGAGCCTCACCACCGGAATTGGTTTAGGTGCCCAGAACGGCATTCTCATTCGTTCAGGTGATGCGCTACAAACCGCACAGAATCTCAATACGATTGTGCTGGATAAGACCGGGACCATCACACACGGCAAACCCGCTTTGACGGACATCATACTGGCAGGGGAGTGGGATGAAACTGATGTCCTGCGTTTAGCTGCATCAGTTGAGAATGTCTCCGAACATCCGCTCGCACAGGCAATTGTAGAAGGCGCACAGACTCGGGGAATTAAGTTATCTCATGTTGAGGACTTTGATGCCATCCTCGGACATGGTGTCTCGGCGACTGTTGATGGTCGCCATATTCTGATCGGAAATCTGAAATTGATGCAGCGCGAAGGCATCGACCTGAATGGTATCCAGCAAGATGCTCAGGCTCTGGCAGACGCTGGCAAGACCCCGATGTTCATCGCCCTTGATGGACATGCCGCAGGCATCATCGCAGTAGCAGACACGGTCAAGGAAGACTCTAAAGATGCTATCGCAACCTTGAAGAAGATGGGACTCGAAGTTGTCATGATTACTGGCGATAACGAACGGACGGCAAATGCCATCGCTCGTCAGGTCGGTATCGATCGCGTACTGGCGGAAGTCCTACCACAAGACAAAGCCCATAACATACAGAAGTTGCAGCTTGAGGGCAAAAAAGTTGCTATGGTCGGCGACGGTATTAATGATGCGCCGGCGCTAGCACAGGCAGATATTGGCATCGCTATCGGGACAGGTACAGATGTGGCGATTGAAGCCTCAGATATTACGCTGATTAAGGGTAGTCTGACGGGTGTCGTCACAGCAATTCAAATCAGTCGCGCAACGATGCGTAATGTTTACCAGAACCTGGTGGGTGCGTTTATCTACAATACAACCGGCATCCCGATTGCACTGGGCGTTCTCTATCCCTTCTTCGGTATCCTGCTGTCACCTTTACTGGCAGGTCTTGCAATGGCATTTAGCAGTGTGACTGTCATCATGAATGCCAATCGGCTTAAGGGCTGGAAGTCTGCCAATTGA
- a CDS encoding response regulator transcription factor: MANIRVILADDHAVCREGIHSFLDEVEDIEVLAEAVDGETAKELITAHLPDVAILDIRMPYFSGIEVTKWIREQSLRTAILILTAFDDDPLIMAAVQAGANGYILKNADADDIANAVRTVHHKQSALDPIIAQKLMAQMARATQTNTFVEQLSERELEVLELAAGGLTNRGIGHDLGISDRTVQGHLGNIYAKLQVNSRTEAVTKGIQLGLINPGDI, encoded by the coding sequence ATGGCAAATATACGGGTGATATTGGCTGATGATCATGCTGTGTGTCGGGAAGGCATTCACAGTTTTTTGGACGAAGTTGAGGATATCGAAGTTTTAGCGGAAGCCGTTGATGGTGAAACAGCAAAGGAGTTAATCACAGCTCATCTACCGGATGTGGCAATTCTTGATATTCGGATGCCATATTTTAGTGGTATTGAGGTAACGAAATGGATCCGTGAACAATCTTTGCGAACGGCAATACTCATCTTGACAGCATTCGATGATGATCCGCTCATTATGGCAGCAGTGCAGGCAGGTGCAAATGGCTACATCCTCAAAAATGCGGATGCCGACGATATAGCCAATGCAGTACGAACCGTTCATCACAAACAATCTGCTCTCGATCCAATTATTGCTCAAAAGCTTATGGCACAGATGGCCCGAGCTACACAAACGAACACTTTTGTGGAGCAATTGAGTGAGCGCGAGTTGGAAGTTCTGGAGCTTGCCGCCGGGGGATTGACGAATCGTGGCATCGGACATGATCTGGGGATTAGTGATCGAACTGTTCAGGGGCACCTAGGCAATATTTATGCGAAATTGCAAGTTAACAGTCGGACTGAAGCTGTGACCAAAGGCATTCAACTTGGTCTGATCAATCCCGGAGATATCTAG
- a CDS encoding sensor histidine kinase: MEVRLKIRRFFTGLWGQVFLWTLLPIMSLLMIFSFVFTNNHQEAMHNLAIEDNTELVRTLAQMLSMQIKYSPSNLSDSTDVFSLDDVPLEQLLEDIHPDISTALVVVDSDGRVLFSDGSLDPGEDILKLSYLPQSHGSNIFVSTTVQGDIIASAPIMDTDWTLILRENGRLFNTQFLQFEEIIPIILMATLGISFMTLYFGLNYIARPVNILKQYTHQIADGEFDAASRSAGGIREIEELRSAINQMAAQLQQDQIALQTYLGAVTGAQEEERARLARELHDDTVQDLIALDHRVQRIQRTIKQNPDDASQHANVLRQMIDKAIRDVRRMCLALRPLYLDELGLVASLETLAHETKATFRLIGSPIRLSSEYETTLYRIVQEALNNAVNHAQAKQIDVEIRFDFESIQMIVRDNGVGFKVQDDFEVLAKHRHFGLLGMHERAQLLKGNLQIHSSPGVGTSILIIMPINAQ; encoded by the coding sequence GTGGAAGTGCGATTAAAAATTAGAAGATTTTTCACTGGACTATGGGGACAGGTGTTTTTATGGACCCTTTTACCCATTATGTCCTTATTGATGATATTTTCTTTCGTCTTCACAAACAACCATCAGGAAGCAATGCACAACCTTGCGATTGAGGATAACACGGAATTAGTACGAACATTAGCGCAAATGCTATCGATGCAAATTAAATACTCTCCCTCAAACCTATCTGATTCAACTGATGTTTTTTCTTTAGATGATGTACCACTGGAACAATTGCTTGAAGACATCCACCCCGATATATCTACGGCACTTGTTGTGGTCGATTCAGATGGTCGTGTGCTGTTCAGCGATGGCTCTCTGGATCCCGGGGAAGATATTCTCAAATTGTCATATCTTCCTCAGTCACATGGTAGTAACATATTTGTATCTACGACAGTGCAAGGTGACATCATTGCATCTGCTCCAATTATGGATACAGACTGGACACTGATTCTCCGTGAAAATGGACGCTTATTTAATACACAATTTCTCCAGTTTGAGGAAATAATACCTATTATACTGATGGCAACGCTTGGTATTTCGTTCATGACACTCTACTTCGGTTTAAATTACATCGCACGACCAGTGAACATACTTAAACAATATACACACCAGATTGCAGATGGTGAATTTGACGCAGCATCAAGGTCGGCTGGTGGTATCCGCGAAATTGAAGAGTTACGTTCAGCAATTAACCAGATGGCGGCACAACTTCAGCAAGATCAGATTGCTCTTCAAACGTATTTGGGGGCAGTGACGGGAGCACAGGAGGAAGAACGGGCAAGGCTCGCCCGCGAACTCCACGATGATACGGTCCAAGACCTAATTGCTCTGGATCATCGGGTGCAGCGCATACAACGCACCATAAAACAAAACCCTGATGATGCTTCTCAACATGCAAATGTACTGCGGCAGATGATCGACAAAGCCATTCGAGATGTTCGCCGGATGTGTTTGGCTTTGCGTCCTCTGTACCTGGATGAACTGGGACTAGTGGCTTCACTCGAAACATTGGCTCACGAAACGAAGGCAACATTTCGACTGATTGGTTCGCCTATCCGATTGTCCTCAGAATATGAGACTACGTTATATCGTATCGTGCAGGAAGCGTTGAATAACGCTGTCAATCATGCTCAAGCCAAGCAAATAGATGTTGAGATTCGTTTCGATTTTGAAAGCATCCAAATGATAGTGCGTGATAACGGAGTTGGCTTCAAAGTTCAAGACGATTTTGAAGTACTGGCTAAACATCGTCATTTTGGTTTACTGGGTATGCATGAACGCGCACAGTTACTGAAGGGAAATCTTCAGATTCACTCCTCACCTGGGGTTGGCACATCAATTCTTATCATAATGCCGATAAATGCTCAATAA
- a CDS encoding IS1 family transposase — protein sequence MIQTIITHECPRCGSLDLVKNGHDYKGDQKFHCKTCDRYGTLQAQKGYDRERRAQVKRALLERVSIRGIGRIFKMSRHTVGQCLSQWLEQQVPISQTLLPADWDDVLELDELWSFMGNKEQKRWLSLALCRRTHQVIAYWIGNRSETSAVRLWESIPEDYRHCASFSDRWQAYEHVFDRHKHRMVDKSEGETNHVERWFNTLRQRLARFTRKTLSFSKRDDIH from the coding sequence ATGATACAAACAATTATAACGCACGAATGTCCGCGTTGTGGAAGTCTCGATTTAGTCAAGAATGGACACGATTACAAAGGTGATCAGAAATTTCATTGCAAGACCTGTGACCGCTATGGCACATTACAAGCGCAAAAAGGTTATGACAGAGAACGCCGTGCACAAGTGAAACGCGCCTTGCTAGAACGGGTGAGTATACGCGGAATCGGACGCATTTTTAAAATGTCACGGCATACCGTCGGCCAGTGCTTATCGCAGTGGCTGGAACAGCAAGTTCCTATCAGTCAAACGCTGCTGCCTGCTGATTGGGATGATGTGCTTGAATTGGACGAATTATGGTCATTCATGGGCAATAAGGAGCAAAAACGCTGGCTGTCGCTCGCCTTATGTCGTCGTACCCATCAGGTGATCGCCTACTGGATCGGGAATCGGAGTGAGACGAGTGCCGTACGTCTATGGGAGAGTATCCCAGAAGACTATCGACACTGCGCCAGTTTCAGTGACCGCTGGCAAGCCTATGAGCATGTCTTTGATCGGCACAAACATCGTATGGTCGATAAAAGCGAAGGGGAAACCAACCACGTCGAACGCTGGTTTAACACCCTGCGACAACGACTTGCCCGTTTCACCCGCAAGACACTCAGTTTTTCTAAACGCGATGACATTCACTAA
- a CDS encoding histidine kinase → MIHSSFWELCCLGAALFVASNLWFYIRVLRPVQKLSLQAVQLSQGEMDSFDHQCGGIPEIRDLRRAMSGMVGHVRRAQEQSRAYAEQLADGQENERKRVARELHDDAVQSTIAITQGIDMAKNWVKTDPDRALQMLQLVREQGVEIVNSLRNLIGDLRPPALEELGLIPALEMQFSVIQPAEIKLRTHGEIRRLDEQHELTLFRAAQEALRNITRHTQARHIHIDVDYQSQGVALQIQDDGCGFKPPQQLGDLAFQHHYGLLGIQERVTSLDGRFKIDSQVGKGTSLNIYLPTIAYDQPDDRVRDPVCSASIEPHQAYGSVLYEGEIHYFCCPVCQGAFQKDPDLYHNKTKANTAVLE, encoded by the coding sequence ATGATTCATAGTAGCTTCTGGGAGCTTTGTTGTCTGGGTGCGGCTTTATTTGTGGCAAGTAATCTCTGGTTCTACATACGGGTGCTAAGACCTGTTCAGAAATTATCGCTTCAGGCAGTACAATTAAGTCAGGGCGAAATGGACTCTTTTGACCATCAATGTGGTGGCATCCCCGAAATTCGTGATCTTCGTCGGGCAATGTCTGGCATGGTCGGGCATGTGAGACGCGCACAGGAACAAAGCCGCGCCTATGCTGAACAATTGGCTGATGGGCAAGAAAATGAGCGCAAACGTGTTGCCCGTGAACTGCATGATGATGCAGTGCAATCCACCATTGCCATTACTCAGGGTATTGATATGGCAAAAAACTGGGTCAAAACAGACCCGGATCGTGCGCTTCAAATGCTTCAGCTTGTTCGTGAACAGGGCGTGGAAATTGTCAATAGTTTACGCAATCTTATTGGCGATTTGCGTCCACCTGCACTGGAAGAACTCGGGTTAATTCCCGCATTAGAAATGCAATTTAGTGTGATTCAGCCAGCGGAGATCAAGCTAAGGACTCATGGCGAAATACGTCGTCTGGATGAACAGCATGAATTAACGCTGTTTCGTGCCGCACAGGAGGCACTCCGCAATATCACACGGCATACGCAAGCGCGACATATCCATATTGATGTGGATTATCAATCACAGGGGGTAGCGTTACAGATACAGGATGATGGTTGTGGGTTTAAGCCACCACAGCAACTTGGGGATCTTGCATTTCAACATCATTATGGCTTGCTTGGTATACAGGAGCGGGTGACAAGTCTGGATGGGCGATTCAAGATAGATAGTCAGGTTGGCAAAGGAACAAGCCTGAATATTTATTTGCCTACTATCGCTTATGATCAACCCGATGACCGTGTGCGTGATCCGGTGTGTAGCGCCTCAATTGAACCGCATCAAGCTTATGGCAGTGTTTTATACGAAGGTGAAATCCATTACTTTTGCTGTCCGGTCTGTCAGGGCGCTTTCCAGAAAGACCCTGACTTATATCACAACAAGACCAAAGCGAATACTGCTGTGCTTGAATAA
- a CDS encoding response regulator transcription factor yields MKVLLAEDHKMVRQGTRLYLESMGIEVVGEATNGREAIELAGKLQPELVVMDIHLPELTGVEATRRIRHDYPDIRILVLTAYDEPAYVHALLDAGADGFILKTAELAELYKALNEVAVGRKAFDADVLARAEKHIADMPAQIEGLTDRELEVLSHAGFGKTNKEIGKLLFISDRTVQGHLKNIYQKFGVTTRTEAVAIALQHGFITLEGTNEA; encoded by the coding sequence ATGAAAGTTTTACTGGCAGAAGATCATAAAATGGTACGTCAGGGTACACGACTGTACCTCGAAAGCATGGGGATTGAGGTCGTGGGTGAGGCGACCAATGGACGCGAAGCGATTGAATTGGCGGGTAAACTGCAACCTGAGCTTGTCGTAATGGATATTCATCTACCGGAATTGACAGGTGTGGAAGCAACACGGCGTATTCGTCATGATTACCCGGATATTCGTATTCTAGTTTTGACCGCTTACGACGAACCCGCTTATGTACATGCTCTGCTTGATGCGGGAGCAGATGGCTTTATCCTTAAAACAGCGGAATTAGCGGAACTCTACAAAGCTCTGAATGAAGTTGCTGTAGGGCGCAAAGCATTTGATGCCGATGTACTGGCACGTGCTGAGAAACATATTGCCGATATGCCTGCTCAGATTGAGGGCTTAACCGATCGTGAACTTGAAGTGTTATCTCATGCCGGTTTTGGTAAAACCAATAAAGAGATCGGTAAATTATTGTTCATCTCGGATCGTACTGTTCAAGGACATCTCAAAAATATCTATCAGAAGTTTGGCGTAACAACCCGCACCGAAGCGGTTGCGATTGCCTTGCAACATGGATTTATTACGCTGGAAGGGACAAATGAGGCATGA
- a CDS encoding heavy-metal-associated domain-containing protein: MESKTFKVPNMTCNGCVSTVRSEIEQLAGIVNVDINKPAQLVTVEWNTPASWDLIEKALIEIEYAPEEA, from the coding sequence ATGGAAAGCAAAACCTTCAAGGTTCCGAATATGACATGCAATGGTTGTGTCAGCACCGTTCGTAGCGAAATTGAACAATTAGCAGGTATCGTCAATGTAGACATCAATAAACCTGCCCAACTGGTTACTGTTGAATGGAACACCCCTGCATCCTGGGATTTGATTGAGAAAGCCCTGATTGAAATCGAATACGCCCCCGAAGAAGCGTAA
- a CDS encoding sensor histidine kinase — protein MKLSYKLFLSYVFVVLVALLVLAIATAFVAPANFAQQMTHMQGNGAGMMGQHIVELEAELQVGFQDAVNNALILAGIAAILTAMGVSWFVSQRIINPIRSLVVLSQRIANGHYEQRLQLDTRDELGELVDSFNRMTQSLANTEAMRVQLLGDVSHELKTPLASIKGYMEALQDGVLPVTPETFQLIHQEADRLQRLVDDLQQLSRTEAGQVSMNIQTHKPDEIVQAVIERMRPQFHEKGIQLHVDVPQTLPEVRADRDRTAQVLTNLIGNALQYTASGGEVRVTALSEHGFVRFSVTDTGCGLAATDLDRVFQRFYRVDKSRSRASGGSGIGLTLAKHLIEAQGGDISVTSAGLGKGSQFTFTLPTV, from the coding sequence ATGAAGCTGTCTTATAAGTTGTTCTTATCCTATGTGTTTGTTGTGCTTGTAGCTCTTCTTGTATTAGCGATAGCAACCGCCTTTGTTGCTCCGGCTAACTTTGCACAGCAAATGACACACATGCAAGGTAATGGTGCGGGAATGATGGGGCAGCATATAGTGGAACTGGAAGCCGAATTGCAGGTGGGCTTTCAGGATGCGGTCAACAATGCCTTGATACTTGCCGGAATTGCCGCCATTCTGACAGCGATGGGTGTCAGCTGGTTTGTGAGCCAGCGCATTATCAATCCGATTCGCTCACTGGTCGTTCTCAGTCAGCGCATAGCAAACGGACATTACGAACAACGCCTGCAACTGGATACCCGTGATGAGTTAGGGGAACTTGTTGATAGTTTTAATCGCATGACCCAATCACTTGCAAACACCGAAGCGATGCGGGTACAGTTACTCGGTGATGTGTCGCACGAACTTAAAACGCCGCTTGCAAGCATCAAAGGCTATATGGAGGCTTTGCAGGATGGGGTACTCCCTGTAACACCTGAGACCTTCCAACTCATTCATCAGGAGGCAGATCGACTTCAGCGCCTGGTAGACGACTTACAACAGCTTTCACGCACAGAAGCCGGACAGGTCTCAATGAATATCCAGACCCATAAACCTGATGAAATTGTGCAAGCGGTCATTGAAAGAATGCGTCCTCAGTTCCATGAAAAAGGTATCCAGCTCCATGTTGATGTTCCGCAAACTTTACCCGAAGTGCGTGCAGACCGCGATCGTACTGCTCAGGTCTTAACCAACTTGATTGGCAACGCTTTACAATACACCGCTTCCGGTGGCGAAGTGCGCGTAACAGCCCTCTCTGAACATGGTTTTGTACGTTTCTCTGTGACGGATACGGGCTGCGGACTCGCCGCAACCGACCTTGACCGTGTTTTTCAACGTTTTTATCGGGTGGATAAATCCCGTTCGCGTGCGAGCGGTGGTAGCGGTATTGGCTTGACCTTAGCTAAACATCTAATCGAAGCTCAGGGTGGTGATATTTCTGTGACTAGTGCAGGACTTGGCAAAGGCAGTCAGTTTACCTTCACGCTGCCAACTGTCTGA
- a CDS encoding response regulator transcription factor, producing MATILVVDDEDSILKVVEAYLKGDGNTVHLARDGVSGLAAFRRHNPDIVILDIMLPEMDGMEVLQQIRRESNVYVLMLTAKSEEFDRVMGLTVGADDYLTKPFSPRELAARVKAILRRGRNTAQDERQVLTFKHLKIDIARHEVERDGEQIELTLLEFNLLATLATYAGMVLSREQLLERVWGYDFYGEVRVVDVHIGHIRQKLEVDPTNPQFIETVRGVGYKFADEPL from the coding sequence ATGGCGACAATTCTAGTAGTTGATGATGAAGATAGCATCCTTAAAGTCGTTGAGGCGTACTTAAAAGGAGATGGCAATACGGTTCATCTGGCACGCGATGGCGTGAGTGGACTTGCTGCTTTTCGCCGTCACAATCCGGATATTGTCATTCTCGATATTATGCTCCCTGAAATGGATGGCATGGAGGTACTGCAACAGATCCGACGCGAGTCCAATGTGTATGTCCTGATGCTCACCGCAAAGTCCGAGGAATTTGATCGAGTGATGGGGCTAACGGTTGGTGCAGACGACTATCTCACCAAGCCATTTAGCCCACGTGAACTAGCCGCCCGCGTGAAAGCAATTTTAAGGCGCGGGCGTAACACCGCACAGGATGAACGACAGGTTTTAACCTTCAAACATCTCAAAATCGACATTGCCCGTCATGAAGTGGAGCGCGACGGTGAACAGATTGAACTCACGCTGTTGGAATTTAACTTACTGGCGACATTAGCAACTTATGCCGGGATGGTACTCAGTCGTGAACAACTGCTGGAACGTGTCTGGGGCTATGATTTCTACGGTGAGGTGCGCGTTGTGGATGTTCATATCGGGCATATCCGGCAGAAATTGGAAGTTGACCCGACGAATCCACAATTTATCGAGACCGTGCGCGGTGTCGGTTACAAGTTTGCGGATGAACCCTTATGA
- a CDS encoding c-type cytochrome, translating into MRYLLFAFVIIALVSSACSSAGDTVGEDGVIAPAIAGSETYLLGQSVYNAQCASCHGVNGDGQFPDAPLEPDITGRYGAPPHDESGHTWHHDDDLLMRIIREGGMGDPVNFYVMPALGLVLSDAEIEAVVAYIKTMWTSEQQTAQREGTLAVRAQEP; encoded by the coding sequence ATGCGATACCTGTTGTTCGCCTTTGTCATCATTGCGCTAGTGTCTTCCGCCTGTTCATCGGCGGGAGACACTGTTGGTGAAGATGGTGTCATTGCTCCTGCTATCGCGGGATCAGAAACCTATCTTTTAGGGCAAAGCGTTTACAATGCTCAGTGTGCAAGCTGTCACGGGGTTAACGGTGATGGACAATTCCCGGATGCACCATTGGAACCCGATATAACCGGACGTTATGGCGCACCCCCGCACGATGAGAGCGGGCATACCTGGCACCACGATGATGATTTACTGATGCGTATCATTCGGGAAGGTGGCATGGGCGATCCGGTCAACTTTTATGTGATGCCAGCATTGGGGTTAGTTCTTTCGGATGCTGAAATCGAGGCGGTAGTTGCTTATATCAAGACGATGTGGACATCCGAACAGCAAACAGCACAACGCGAAGGCACATTGGCAGTCCGCGCTCAAGAACCGTAA